From a single Phragmites australis chromosome 7, lpPhrAust1.1, whole genome shotgun sequence genomic region:
- the LOC133924630 gene encoding uncharacterized protein LOC133924630 has product MSAGGGEEDEVFYESRDRVLSSSCSSTSASDDDDHPRPRRDEAASAAAAALDVWTSEPAPVQERRRRLLQMLGRDGDPSLARLEMGQSTSYDEPGRPAAVSPVSRSRSDGAVPVSATKPPLGSRSRQASSGSSEATPEGEETDLRCLIRNLDDGSEFVVKEELELREVGTGRQLTMEEFDLCVGGSPIVQELMRRQNVANSGSNNDSSPPIKRSSSDSSNGATRQRRRSSWLRSIRNVAGSMVVSSDEKDTSSEKGERRSSSATDDSQDSAGAVHHGPERVKVRQYGKPYKELSGLFMNQDIQAHNGSIWSIKFSSDGRYLASAGEDCVIHVWEVSEFERKREENGLCNPLVAMVCNGSPEPTLALAGVDGSHLEKKRRARFLESRRSTSSDRLMVPEHMFALSEKPIRTFVGHSEDVLDLCWSKSQYLLSSSMDKTVKLWHISSASCLKTFSHSDYVTCIQFNPVDDRYFISGSLDEKVRIWSIQNREIVDWDDLHEMVTAACYAPDGQSVLIGSHKGSCHIYDTSDNKLLQKKQIDLQNKKKSSQKKITGFQFLPGSTSKVLITSADSRIRVVDGLNLVHKYKGFRNTNSQIAAYLAANGRYVISASEDSHVYIWRNDDNPEKGRSKGTVTATNSYEYFHCQDVTVAVVLPSTGSAMVSRTNSRKQEELDCVSEHPLLHAVPDKLQYSSDLKPQSGNILNTSSNHSGDRATWPEELMTPTQQSPRSSISLPNGAGQAPSRSAWGMVIVTAGRGGQIRTFQNFGFPARV; this is encoded by the exons AtgagcgccggcggcggggaggaggatgaggtgtTCTACGAGTCGCGGGACCGCGTGCTCTCCTCGTCCtgctcctccacctccgcctcggACGATGACGACCACCCTCGGCCCCGCCGGGACGaggccgcctccgccgcggcggcggcgctcgacGTGTGGACGTCCGAGCCGGCGCCCGTTcaggagcggcggcggaggcttcTCCAGATGTTGGGGCGCGACGGAGACCCCTCCCTCGCACGCCTCGAGATGGGCCAATCGACCTCCTATGATgagcccggccggccggcggcggtcTCGCCCGTCTCCCGATCCAGATCAGACGGCGCCGTGCCGGTCTCGGCGACCAAGCCCCCGTTGGGGAGTCGGTCGCGCCAGGCGTCGTCGGGCTCCTCCGAGGCCAcgccggagggggaggagaccgACCTGAGGTGCCTAATTCGGAACCTCGACGACGGCAGCGAGTTCGTGGTGAAGGAGGAGTTGGAGCTCCGCGAGGTCGGCACGGGCCGGCAGCTTACCATGGAGGAGTTCGACCTCTGTGTCGGCGGCTCGCCCATCGTCCAGGAGCTCATGCGACGCCAGAATGTTGCGAACTCCGGTTCAAACAACGACTCGTCACCCCCCATCAAGAGGTCCAGCTCCGATTCCAGCAACGGAGCCACGCGCCAGAGGCGGCGTAGCAGCTGGCTTCGGAGCATCCGAAATGTCGCCGGTTCCATGGTGGTCAGCTCCGACGAGAAGGACACGTCCTCGGAGAAAGGCGAGCGCCGGTCCAGCTCAGCGACAGATGACAGCCAGGACAGCGCCGGAGCCGTGCATCATGGCCCGGAGCGCGTTAAGGTGCGGCAGTATGGGAAGCCGTACAAGGAGCTCAGCGGTCTGTTCATGAACCAGGATATACAGGCGCACAATGGATCCATCTGGAGCATCAAGTTTAGTTCTGACGGCCGGTACCTCGCTAGTGCTGGGGAGGACTGCGTCATCCATGTCTGGGAAGTGTCAGAGTTTGAGAGGAAACGAGAGGAGAATGGGTTGTGCAATCCACTTGTTGCCATGGTGTGCAATGGTTCGCCAGAGCCAACATTAGCATTGGCCGGTGTGGATGGGAGCCACTTGGAGAAGAAACGTCGGGCAAGGTTCTTGGAGAGTCGGAGGTCTACGAGTTCAGACCGACTGATGGTGCCTGAGCATATGTTTGCATTGTCCGAAAAGCCGATCCGAACCTTTGTGGGTCATTCAGAGGATGTGCTTGACCTCTGCTGGTCCAAATCTCAG TACTTACTTTCGTCTTCAATGGATAAAACAGTTAAGTTATGGCACATCTCAAGTGCCTCGTGCCTGAAAACATTCTCACACAGTGACTATG TGACATGCATCCAGTTCAACCCTGTTGACGATAGATACTTCATCAGTGGTTCACTGGATGAAAAGGTTCGCATTTGGAGCATTCAAAACCGTGAAATTGTTGATTGGGATGATCTGCATGAAATGGTCACTGCTGCTTGCTATGCACCTGATGGGCAG AGTGTATTGATTGGTTCCCACAAAGGCAGCTGCCATATTTATGATACATCTG ATAATAAGCTTCTTCAAAAGAAACAAATCGACCTGCAAAATAAGAAAAAGTCCAGTCAGAAGAAAATCACTGGATTCCAG TTTCTTCCAGGAAGTACTTCAAAGGTGCTTATTACATCTGCAGATTCACGGATCAGAGTTGTTGATGGTTTGAACCTAGTTCACAAGTACAAAG GTTTCCGAAACACCAACAGCCAAATCGCAGCCTATTTAGCTGCAAATGGGAGGTATGTGATCTCCGCAAGTGAGGATTCCCATGTGTATATATGGAGAAATGATGATAATCCTGAAAAAGGCAGAAGCAAGGGTACCGTTACTGCCACCAATTCCTACGAATATTTCCACTGCCAAGATGTGACAGTGGCTGTTGTTTTGCCATCTACTGGCTCGGCAATGGTATCCAGAACCAACTCCAGGAAGCAAGAGGAACTGGATTGTGTATCTGAGCATCCTCTGCTGCACGCTGTCCCTGACAAACTACAATATTCCTCTGATTTAAAGCCCCAAAGCGGCAATATCCTAAACACCAGTTCAAATCACAGTGGTGATAGGGCAACTTGGCCTGAAGAGCTCATGACGCCCACACAGCAGAGCCCTCGGTCTAGTATCAGTCTTCCCAATGGTGCTGGTCAAGCTCCGAGTCGGTCAGCCTGGGGCATGGTAATTGTCACGGCAGGCCGTGGAGGTCAGATCAGAACATTTCAGAATTTTGGTTTTCCTGCTCGAGTATAG